One genomic region from Thermoplasmatales archaeon encodes:
- a CDS encoding ABC transporter permease has translation MDGLKDGSDLPNKISNNSIISLLRKLYSPLSVLLQNNKAKAGFFLLVSILVFAVVGIFYTPFSPNAYLFPKSLPPSGVNLLGTTVYGQDVFSQLLAGAAPTLMIGFSVGIFGTMISIFVGVLSGFASKRVNEIINGVVNIFLVVPGVLLIMLFGSYFLGMRQNLGYVPTIIILVITGWAFGARTFRSVTLSVGKRDFILSSILIGENRLNIIFRQIIKSIMPVIVSNFFFTAMYGTMGLTFVEYLGVGNLQQVNWGTMLYWAINNEAYLVGEWWWILPPAIMISVLMFAFILLNFGMDQIANPSLRVYGKKKVRKVES, from the coding sequence TTGGATGGTCTCAAAGACGGATCAGACTTGCCAAACAAAATCTCGAATAACAGCATAATCTCTCTTTTAAGGAAACTCTACAGTCCGCTTTCGGTCCTTCTCCAGAATAACAAGGCGAAGGCAGGCTTCTTTCTTCTTGTTTCAATCCTTGTTTTCGCTGTTGTTGGTATTTTTTATACCCCGTTCAGCCCAAATGCTTACCTCTTCCCTAAATCTCTGCCGCCCAGCGGCGTTAACTTGCTCGGTACTACGGTATATGGACAGGATGTTTTTTCCCAGCTTCTAGCGGGCGCTGCTCCAACTCTGATGATAGGCTTTTCCGTTGGAATTTTCGGAACGATGATTTCCATTTTTGTTGGTGTTCTTTCTGGATTTGCCTCGAAGAGGGTCAATGAGATAATCAATGGAGTTGTCAATATATTCCTCGTCGTCCCGGGAGTTCTGTTAATAATGCTTTTCGGTTCGTACTTTCTTGGAATGCGGCAGAATCTTGGCTACGTTCCTACCATAATTATCCTTGTTATTACGGGATGGGCTTTTGGTGCTAGAACTTTCCGTTCTGTCACCTTGTCGGTGGGAAAGAGAGATTTCATTCTATCCTCCATACTTATTGGCGAGAATAGACTAAATATCATTTTCAGGCAGATAATAAAATCAATAATGCCTGTTATCGTCTCCAATTTCTTCTTCACTGCCATGTACGGAACCATGGGACTCACATTTGTGGAATATTTAGGCGTTGGTAACCTTCAGCAGGTGAACTGGGGGACAATGCTTTACTGGGCCATAAACAATGAGGCTTATCTCGTCGGCGAATGGTGGTGGATTCTTCCCCCAGCGATCATGATCTCTGTATTGATGTTTGCGTTCATTCTGCTGAACTTTGGAATGGATCAGATTGCAAATCCATCGCTCAGGGTCTACGGAAAGAAAAAAGTAAGGAAGGTTGAATCGTGA
- a CDS encoding winged helix-turn-helix domain-containing protein, with translation MAQNEIIKAIGDKNRIMIIQLLEKNESMTYTEILNEMNISTGLLNYHLKVLFPMLNKNGNRYSLNEYGKAASQLIPLMSVSRKIGNIGPLGNVSIDTFVGLFWLMLAISAGGVILLLAQPGRFSMVFLLITSAITAFFMFKIDKANVNRSIFAGSLAMTALVDSAAFGMYINYGPSGISLNPYLLVSFLVPALIFTLFVLPFTIKSKRMLLVGLPIFLIISLFVPMALIFQRIFYPSSMGTCGTAYTPFPIIFYLAIIIIAMFLLKGEYDLSSKRNDT, from the coding sequence ATGGCGCAAAATGAAATTATTAAAGCTATAGGAGATAAAAACAGGATCATGATAATTCAATTATTAGAGAAAAATGAAAGTATGACCTACACAGAGATACTGAATGAGATGAATATTTCTACTGGTCTTCTGAATTACCACCTTAAAGTCCTTTTTCCAATGCTAAATAAAAACGGTAACAGGTACTCCCTAAATGAATATGGAAAGGCAGCTTCTCAACTCATCCCGTTAATGTCTGTTTCTCGTAAAATAGGGAACATTGGACCACTTGGAAATGTGTCGATAGATACATTTGTCGGCCTTTTTTGGTTGATGTTGGCGATTTCTGCTGGAGGCGTTATTTTACTGCTTGCTCAGCCTGGAAGATTTTCGATGGTCTTTCTTTTAATAACAAGCGCCATCACTGCGTTCTTTATGTTTAAAATTGACAAGGCTAACGTTAATAGATCTATATTCGCTGGTTCTTTAGCAATGACTGCGCTAGTAGATAGTGCAGCTTTTGGGATGTATATTAATTATGGTCCTTCAGGGATAAGTTTGAATCCATATCTCCTCGTTTCTTTTCTTGTACCTGCGTTGATATTCACACTCTTTGTTTTGCCGTTTACCATTAAGAGCAAAAGGATGCTTCTTGTTGGCCTTCCTATTTTTCTTATAATATCTCTATTCGTACCAATGGCATTGATTTTTCAGAGGATATTTTATCCTTCATCAATGGGAACGTGCGGAACAGCATACACCCCGTTTCCCATTATTTTTTATCTCGCCATAATAATCATAGCGATGTTTCTACTCAAAGGGGAATACGACCTCAGTAGCAAGAGAAATGATACATGA
- a CDS encoding ABC transporter permease, whose translation MPRLIPGDPAYTVYEDVLREGGGSINLTYLHQLEVEYGISNKPIYVQFFTYVIDLFHGNLGVSIAYYPVPVATILAEALPWTLFLVISSITLSFFIGNRLGRYAGMNRNTSKDLAVDLFAMFMAAFPAFVLAFIMLDIFSVYGKLFPIGGAYSSSVNMGFNAPFIISVLYHAVLPVATIMLTSLGGWVLGMRNNIIPNVNSDYINFSENLGMKDYQLKRIAYRNAILPNLTGFSMSIGLSVSGVIIEESIFSYPGVGLYMITAIDNLDYPLLQGIFLMVIIAVLVGNLVVDILYGFLDPRIKQEGE comes from the coding sequence TTGCCTAGGCTTATTCCGGGTGACCCTGCTTACACAGTTTATGAAGATGTCCTGAGAGAAGGAGGCGGCTCCATAAATTTGACATATCTCCATCAACTAGAAGTTGAATACGGGATATCAAATAAACCGATATACGTTCAGTTCTTCACCTATGTAATCGATCTTTTTCACGGTAATCTTGGGGTTTCGATCGCTTATTACCCAGTTCCAGTTGCAACAATTCTTGCCGAGGCTCTCCCCTGGACACTTTTCCTTGTGATCTCGTCCATAACACTATCCTTTTTCATAGGAAACAGACTGGGACGATATGCGGGAATGAATCGTAACACCTCGAAGGACCTGGCCGTTGACCTTTTCGCCATGTTCATGGCTGCGTTCCCGGCATTTGTTCTCGCCTTCATCATGCTTGACATATTCTCAGTCTACGGCAAGCTTTTTCCTATTGGAGGAGCATATTCTTCAAGCGTAAACATGGGATTCAATGCCCCTTTTATCATAAGCGTGCTCTACCACGCTGTACTTCCGGTAGCTACGATAATGCTTACATCCCTCGGGGGGTGGGTTCTTGGTATGCGGAATAACATAATTCCGAACGTCAACAGCGATTACATAAATTTTTCCGAGAATCTTGGCATGAAGGATTATCAGTTAAAGAGAATAGCATACAGAAATGCAATACTGCCGAACCTGACAGGATTTTCCATGTCTATCGGTTTATCAGTAAGCGGGGTCATAATAGAGGAATCCATATTTTCATATCCTGGTGTTGGCTTGTACATGATCACTGCCATAGATAATCTTGATTACCCGCTTTTGCAGGGGATATTCCTTATGGTCATAATAGCTGTGCTGGTGGGTAACCTCGTGGTTGATATACTCTATGGCTTTCTCGATCCGAGGATAAAGCAGGAAGGTGAATGA
- a CDS encoding ATP-binding cassette domain-containing protein has product MSILYTQNLSKTFDVRKSLTKQEKIRALIDVNIELREKEILGIVGASGSGKSTLARTLVFLYRPTSGKIFYKGDDITPYKGKKLKEYRGNVQMVFQDPYASLDPNHSVEWHIKRPLLISGYKGNVSERVSELLTDVRLNPPEQYKQKYPHQLSGGQRQRVYMARALALEPEILIADEPVSMLDVSLRVEILDLLVYIRNTMGISIVYITHDLNTVSMITDRLYVLNKGKVVESGYTQDVVKRPQDDYTRRLMEAAPDPFKKIEVSNYGNHP; this is encoded by the coding sequence GTGAGTATTTTGTATACGCAAAACTTATCAAAAACTTTTGACGTAAGAAAGAGTCTTACCAAACAGGAAAAAATCAGAGCTTTGATCGATGTAAACATTGAACTAAGAGAAAAGGAGATACTTGGCATAGTGGGTGCCAGTGGAAGTGGGAAAAGCACTCTGGCAAGGACGCTGGTATTTTTATACCGCCCTACATCCGGCAAGATTTTCTATAAGGGTGATGATATAACGCCTTACAAGGGTAAGAAATTAAAAGAGTATAGGGGAAACGTTCAGATGGTTTTTCAGGATCCTTACGCTTCTCTTGATCCAAATCACTCTGTTGAATGGCACATAAAGAGGCCTCTTCTTATATCCGGCTATAAGGGAAATGTCAGCGAAAGAGTTTCAGAACTGCTCACTGATGTAAGACTGAATCCTCCGGAGCAATATAAACAAAAATATCCACACCAGCTCTCCGGTGGCCAGAGACAGAGAGTTTACATGGCTCGTGCACTTGCCCTGGAACCTGAGATCCTGATTGCTGATGAGCCCGTTTCCATGCTCGACGTCTCTCTAAGGGTAGAGATACTTGATCTTCTCGTTTACATAAGAAATACTATGGGAATAAGCATAGTTTACATCACGCACGATCTTAACACTGTCAGCATGATAACGGATCGATTGTATGTTTTGAATAAGGGAAAGGTCGTTGAATCTGGATATACGCAGGATGTTGTAAAGAGACCTCAGGATGACTACACAAGGCGTTTGATGGAAGCCGCACCCGATCCTTTCAAGAAGATAGAGGTGAGCAATTATGGGAACCATCCTTGA
- a CDS encoding ABC transporter substrate-binding protein: MTIISSKRKIAVAIALIMVLSGFVVFGGHSSVAHSSTVTNAATASNQSTLYLSPGPTAAFVDNFNPFNVWTTPAGIMGFIFEPLFQINTYNGTVLPWLGTSYKFSPNGMYLNITLRHNVTYSNGAPFNSQDVVYTFNLEKKALGSWPVISNITAVGPYQVSFKFTSPQTQYLFYIGSQVIFPVNETWENATSNGVPDPQSQIVTDPIGTGPYILQSFSPQKIVLTKNPHYWQPNEPKITNVVYVDYTSNSALALALAEGKVEWASVFEPNVTQLFTANNPAHNKYWYPPGQQTTIVLNNLIYPLNQTFFREALSVAINRTAIDNIGEYGYETPANGANILQQQMSYLNTSNTNLANKFAEYNVTLALSILSDHGYKLNSKGQLTAPNGTVVPDLNLMSVAGYTDWDTDITIIAKDLKAIGLTITTTTPTSSVIASDISDGNYQMALDTVTGVGPTPYYDYGGFIGNIVPIGNTSYINEERWNYSSTNFMTYYNNYTLTGNLTYQKSDINHMVTIVTEQMPMIPLVYSAQWYEYVNTSIGGWPNASNPFWIPVPWYPGPSEVVMLHLYPLNTSATPNKGISPLTYDYIAVGVVVAVVAIGSVLYLNNKKQKRKND; the protein is encoded by the coding sequence ATGACAATAATAAGTAGTAAACGAAAAATTGCAGTAGCAATTGCGTTGATTATGGTTTTGTCTGGATTTGTCGTTTTCGGTGGGCATTCGTCTGTCGCGCACTCATCGACTGTGACAAATGCAGCAACTGCGAGCAACCAGAGTACGCTGTATCTCTCCCCGGGACCAACTGCCGCGTTCGTGGATAATTTTAACCCGTTCAACGTATGGACAACTCCTGCTGGGATTATGGGATTCATTTTTGAGCCGTTGTTCCAGATAAATACATACAATGGAACTGTACTGCCCTGGTTGGGAACGTCGTATAAGTTTAGCCCTAATGGCATGTACCTTAACATCACATTGCGTCATAATGTAACTTATAGCAATGGTGCTCCCTTCAACTCACAAGATGTTGTTTATACCTTTAATCTTGAAAAGAAAGCTCTTGGTTCATGGCCAGTTATAAGCAACATTACCGCCGTAGGTCCATACCAGGTCTCGTTCAAATTCACTTCACCACAGACCCAGTATCTCTTCTATATCGGATCACAGGTTATTTTCCCGGTAAACGAGACATGGGAAAATGCAACATCTAACGGCGTTCCTGATCCCCAAAGTCAGATAGTTACAGATCCGATAGGAACTGGACCATATATACTGCAGAGCTTCAGTCCTCAAAAGATAGTGCTTACGAAAAATCCTCATTACTGGCAACCAAATGAACCAAAAATTACAAACGTAGTCTATGTTGATTATACCAGCAACAGTGCACTTGCACTCGCTTTGGCGGAGGGTAAGGTCGAATGGGCCTCTGTCTTTGAACCAAACGTGACTCAATTATTTACAGCCAATAATCCCGCGCATAACAAATACTGGTATCCTCCGGGGCAACAGACTACCATAGTCCTGAATAACCTCATCTACCCGCTTAACCAGACATTCTTCAGAGAAGCACTGAGTGTGGCTATCAATAGAACAGCTATAGACAACATCGGAGAATATGGATACGAGACACCCGCAAATGGCGCGAATATACTGCAGCAGCAGATGTCGTATCTTAACACGTCTAACACGAATTTGGCCAACAAATTTGCAGAATACAACGTTACTCTCGCACTAAGCATACTATCAGACCACGGATATAAACTCAATTCAAAGGGTCAGCTCACTGCCCCTAACGGAACTGTAGTTCCTGATTTGAACTTGATGTCTGTGGCGGGTTACACTGACTGGGATACGGACATAACCATCATTGCAAAAGATCTCAAGGCGATCGGACTCACCATTACAACGACAACACCCACTTCAAGCGTTATAGCAAGCGACATATCTGACGGAAATTACCAAATGGCACTTGATACAGTTACAGGAGTTGGACCTACGCCATATTATGATTATGGCGGCTTCATTGGCAACATTGTCCCCATTGGAAATACTTCATATATCAATGAGGAGAGGTGGAATTATTCCTCAACTAATTTTATGACTTACTACAACAACTACACGCTTACAGGAAATCTGACCTACCAAAAGAGCGATATAAACCACATGGTAACAATCGTTACGGAACAGATGCCTATGATTCCTCTGGTCTACTCTGCTCAGTGGTATGAATACGTGAATACTTCAATAGGTGGATGGCCGAATGCCTCGAATCCGTTCTGGATACCTGTTCCATGGTACCCAGGGCCGTCTGAAGTTGTGATGCTTCACCTGTATCCACTGAACACCTCTGCTACACCTAATAAAGGAATTAGTCCGTTAACCTATGACTATATTGCTGTCGGCGTTGTGGTCGCAGTTGTAGCAATAGGCTCTGTTCTCTACCTAAACAACAAAAAGCAAAAGAGAAAGAATGATTAA
- a CDS encoding ABC transporter ATP-binding protein: MGTILDVRNLSVGYHGEGGISTIISDLSLSVDQGVIFGIAGESGSGKSTLAQSVYNSLKYPGEVLNGEVMYDNKDLLKMPKNELRKIRGVEISFIPQAAMNALNPVKRIGDQFEDVFVAHGVDPSEGSSKVSEVLTLVRLNKNILINYPHELSGGMKQRVVIAMALVMSPKLVILDEPTTGLDVLVEHDILVDLKNIQRKKQLTMVLITHDLSILYEISDQIAMMYAGEITEHGDRELMLNEPAHPYNYLLLKSIPRIGVKRYDGIKLKGMPTNFDPSYPGCQFSSRCPYMTGECEVSHPDLVKLEGKNHYYRCLRYPEWKA, encoded by the coding sequence ATGGGAACCATCCTTGATGTAAGGAACCTCTCCGTCGGATATCATGGGGAGGGAGGGATCTCGACCATAATCTCCGATCTAAGTCTTTCTGTAGATCAAGGTGTTATTTTTGGAATCGCAGGAGAATCGGGTTCTGGGAAAAGTACACTTGCTCAATCGGTGTATAATTCGCTAAAGTACCCCGGTGAAGTCCTTAACGGAGAGGTGATGTACGATAATAAAGACCTTCTGAAGATGCCTAAAAATGAGCTCAGAAAAATAAGAGGAGTTGAAATCAGTTTTATCCCGCAGGCAGCGATGAACGCCTTAAATCCCGTTAAGCGTATTGGTGATCAGTTTGAAGATGTATTCGTGGCCCACGGTGTTGATCCTTCTGAAGGCTCATCAAAAGTCTCAGAGGTTCTTACTCTCGTCCGACTCAACAAGAATATTTTGATCAATTATCCTCATGAGCTGAGCGGAGGTATGAAGCAGAGGGTTGTTATTGCAATGGCCCTAGTTATGTCCCCAAAGCTTGTAATCCTGGATGAACCAACCACCGGCCTCGACGTCCTGGTAGAACATGATATCCTGGTTGATCTTAAGAACATTCAAAGAAAAAAGCAGCTGACAATGGTACTTATCACGCATGATCTCTCAATTCTGTATGAAATTTCTGATCAAATAGCCATGATGTACGCAGGTGAGATCACTGAACATGGGGATCGAGAACTCATGCTTAATGAGCCGGCCCACCCTTACAATTACCTGCTTCTGAAGAGCATTCCTAGGATCGGAGTGAAAAGGTATGATGGAATTAAACTGAAAGGCATGCCTACAAATTTTGACCCGTCATATCCGGGCTGCCAATTCAGTAGCCGATGCCCGTACATGACAGGTGAATGTGAAGTCTCCCATCCTGATCTCGTCAAGTTAGAGGGTAAGAATCACTATTACAGGTGTTTGAGATACCCGGAGTGGAAAGCATAA
- a CDS encoding ATP-binding protein, translated as MEEKLLARFNEWWVSGKVRNELAKTFVRNEYKLAGELLTDRRITIIYGLRRVGKTTIMYQLISRLLQKNIDPRYIFYFSFDDLSGDFDDVLTSYFEKILNIPVFNAHSVYIFLDEIQKVKDWENKLKIYYDLYPGLKFTVSGSASLNASKRSSETLAGRIFKLKIDPISFRDFLHLKGYEVSIDKLKLAGETLKPLFFEYLKKGGFPELINENNQWKISEYIRSIVLDRVIYFDIPQEFGIRDIQLLKKLVEIFLHNPGMIINIDKLSSTLGRSRTTIGNFISFLEYSFIIRLVSNFRPGNFSSSRKLKKVYPYSTAFTYAVEPSEHDESFPYVLENAAQFFLSTDMYFRDGSTEIDFVKTLNGNVIAVEVKNGNIDYKAIANSLSKLNLDSGIILNMDSFEAREYNGINLFLYPIWAFALYPDEILKQFLEKYYTHEKH; from the coding sequence ATGGAAGAAAAGCTCCTGGCCAGATTCAATGAATGGTGGGTATCTGGAAAGGTACGAAATGAACTGGCTAAAACGTTTGTCAGAAATGAATATAAACTCGCTGGTGAACTTCTCACCGACCGGCGTATTACCATAATATATGGATTGCGGAGGGTAGGCAAAACAACAATTATGTATCAGTTGATTTCTCGCCTACTTCAAAAGAACATAGATCCCAGATATATTTTCTATTTCTCGTTCGACGATTTATCAGGTGATTTCGATGACGTTCTGACTAGTTATTTTGAGAAGATATTGAATATCCCGGTCTTCAACGCACACAGCGTATACATTTTTCTTGACGAAATACAAAAAGTCAAAGACTGGGAGAATAAACTGAAAATATATTATGACCTCTATCCGGGCCTTAAATTCACCGTATCCGGATCAGCATCGCTCAACGCGTCCAAAAGATCATCCGAAACCCTTGCAGGTCGAATTTTTAAATTAAAAATCGATCCGATCTCATTTAGAGATTTCTTGCACTTAAAGGGCTACGAGGTTTCAATCGACAAACTCAAGCTGGCAGGTGAAACGTTGAAACCGCTATTTTTTGAATATCTGAAGAAAGGCGGGTTTCCTGAGTTGATTAACGAGAATAATCAATGGAAGATCTCTGAATATATAAGAAGCATTGTTCTAGATCGAGTTATCTACTTCGATATTCCGCAGGAATTTGGTATTAGAGATATTCAACTTCTTAAGAAGCTTGTTGAAATCTTTCTTCATAATCCTGGGATGATCATTAACATTGACAAACTTTCTTCAACGCTTGGAAGAAGCCGTACTACCATTGGAAATTTTATTTCCTTCCTCGAGTACTCGTTCATCATTCGGCTTGTCAGCAATTTCAGACCTGGAAATTTTTCAAGCTCAAGAAAATTAAAAAAGGTCTATCCATACAGCACAGCGTTTACCTATGCAGTCGAGCCATCCGAACATGACGAGTCATTTCCATATGTCTTGGAGAATGCTGCTCAGTTTTTCCTGTCAACTGACATGTACTTCAGAGATGGATCAACAGAGATTGATTTTGTGAAAACACTAAATGGCAACGTGATTGCTGTCGAGGTGAAAAATGGAAACATAGATTATAAGGCAATTGCAAATTCTTTAAGTAAGCTTAACTTAGATTCAGGTATTATTCTTAACATGGACAGTTTTGAAGCCAGGGAATATAACGGTATAAATCTCTTCTTGTACCCTATCTGGGCATTCGCACTCTATCCTGACGAGATTCTTAAGCAATTCTTGGAAAAATACTATACTCATGAAAAACATTGA
- a CDS encoding ATP-binding protein — protein sequence MSIIIMFLDREDEISTIDKIYQSEGASLVVLYGRRRIGKTELCYHLIRKYSGLYFLFDSFNLNRLLNNFSETMYHAGALPVKPSIKSFREFFVLLSQISQSRKILVVLDEFQRGIDLDKDLNIELQALWDQTLSKSQIKLILTGSAVGVIESDLLSHSSPLYGRRTAQLKMKSLSFKGAIPFFKDIGPQDMVRAFSVYGGTPMYLLNYDPKLTLKRNLKTSMLNKMSLLFQEPSFILSENTREPMRYMDILENMASGASTLSEIANKAGINQTEIPKYMHYLTEGLDIVERRYPIFEFGKRGRTRYRIADNFFRFWFKFIRDKVPMIEFGLSDAVSDVIMKGLDEYVSKIFEDICIEHIATMVRTKKIFATDIGRWWFRETEIDAVAVDSRSSTVYFSESKWTNRKVGRDTLNELIKKSELFPWYKERRNNKYIIYSRSGFSFSDEDVLLIDLIKMMNDFISDKTQSY from the coding sequence ATGAGTATAATTATCATGTTCCTGGACCGAGAAGATGAAATAAGCACAATTGACAAAATATACCAATCAGAAGGCGCCTCATTAGTTGTCTTATATGGCCGTAGAAGGATAGGAAAGACAGAGTTGTGTTATCATCTGATTAGGAAGTACTCAGGACTTTATTTCTTGTTCGATAGTTTTAATTTGAATCGTCTTCTGAACAATTTTTCCGAAACAATGTACCATGCAGGGGCACTTCCAGTTAAACCTTCAATAAAGAGCTTTAGGGAGTTCTTTGTTTTGTTGTCTCAGATTTCACAATCTAGGAAAATTTTAGTTGTACTAGATGAATTTCAAAGAGGTATCGATCTTGATAAAGACTTGAACATTGAGCTCCAGGCATTATGGGATCAGACTCTAAGCAAAAGTCAGATCAAGCTTATTTTAACCGGTTCTGCTGTTGGCGTAATAGAATCTGATCTCCTTTCCCACTCCTCTCCACTTTACGGGAGGAGAACCGCACAACTGAAAATGAAGTCTCTGAGTTTCAAGGGCGCTATTCCTTTTTTTAAGGACATTGGTCCACAGGATATGGTGAGGGCATTTTCTGTTTATGGAGGAACACCTATGTATCTCCTGAACTATGATCCAAAACTGACGCTAAAGAGAAACTTAAAGACCTCCATGCTGAACAAAATGAGCTTGCTTTTTCAGGAGCCATCCTTCATCCTTTCCGAAAATACTAGAGAGCCCATGCGTTACATGGATATTCTTGAAAATATGGCTTCTGGAGCTTCTACATTGTCCGAAATTGCTAACAAGGCAGGGATAAACCAGACTGAGATACCCAAATATATGCACTACCTTACGGAAGGCCTAGATATAGTCGAAAGACGTTACCCCATATTTGAATTCGGCAAACGGGGTCGAACTAGATACAGAATTGCGGACAATTTTTTCAGGTTCTGGTTTAAGTTTATCAGAGATAAAGTACCTATGATAGAGTTTGGGCTTTCGGATGCGGTTTCTGACGTAATTATGAAAGGATTAGATGAATATGTTTCCAAAATATTCGAAGACATTTGTATTGAACATATAGCAACCATGGTTAGAACAAAAAAAATTTTTGCCACAGATATAGGGAGATGGTGGTTCAGAGAAACTGAGATAGACGCTGTAGCGGTTGATTCTCGTTCGTCCACCGTGTATTTTTCCGAATCTAAATGGACTAACAGGAAAGTTGGACGCGATACACTAAATGAGCTCATTAAGAAATCTGAACTTTTTCCTTGGTACAAAGAGAGAAGAAACAACAAATACATAATTTACTCCCGATCTGGTTTCTCTTTTAGTGACGAAGATGTTCTGCTCATAGATCTTATAAAAATGATGAATGACTTTATTAGCGACAAAACTCAGTCTTATTAA